A single genomic interval of halophilic archaeon DL31 harbors:
- a CDS encoding hypothetical protein (KEGG: ter:Tery_1305 hypothetical protein), protein MDAAARLDRARRCADLLDSAIDLPIVGGVGLDGILGLLPVAGDWITALFSLYIVYQGHKIGLPKPALARMLLVVALDAVVGSVPVVGDLLDIAWKSNQGNVARIEQHLAAKPVSAS, encoded by the coding sequence ATGGACGCCGCGGCGAGGCTCGACCGGGCGCGGCGCTGTGCGGACCTCCTGGATTCGGCAATCGATCTCCCAATCGTCGGCGGTGTCGGCCTGGACGGAATTCTCGGACTGCTCCCGGTGGCGGGCGACTGGATTACGGCGCTGTTTAGTCTCTACATCGTCTACCAGGGGCACAAAATCGGGCTCCCGAAGCCAGCACTCGCCCGAATGCTCCTTGTCGTCGCACTCGATGCCGTCGTCGGGAGCGTCCCCGTCGTGGGCGACCTGCTCGACATCGCCTGGAAGTCAAACCAGGGCAATGTGGCCCGTATTGAGCAGCATCTCGCCGCGAAGCCCGTCTCTGCCTCCTGA
- a CDS encoding protein of unknown function UPF0058 (PFAM: Uncharacterised protein family UPF0058~KEGG: nmg:Nmag_3221 protein of unknown function UPF0058), with product MHKDELLELHEQMVVIMENFREREDVEAGAFAPYEELDVDPSHVHKSKSEHKHAVFVLGNALASAMSEDEFSSAGRIGKRMQELADDAESRL from the coding sequence ATGCACAAGGACGAACTGCTCGAACTCCACGAACAGATGGTCGTCATCATGGAGAACTTCCGGGAGCGTGAGGACGTCGAGGCAGGGGCGTTCGCACCGTATGAGGAACTTGACGTTGACCCCTCACACGTTCACAAATCGAAGAGCGAGCACAAACACGCCGTGTTCGTGCTAGGAAACGCACTTGCCAGTGCGATGAGCGAGGACGAGTTCTCCTCGGCCGGCCGCATTGGCAAGCGGATGCAAGAACTGGCCGACGACGCCGAGAGCCGCCTGTAG
- a CDS encoding hypothetical protein (KEGG: nph:NP2720A hypothetical protein) — MPKVHLTVPEHLEMQIAQLVEQGEFADRNEAVEELLSTGLKAFKTSGPMDDEEPEYEEEGMMGHEDEYVF; from the coding sequence ATGCCGAAGGTCCACCTCACGGTCCCCGAACACCTGGAAATGCAGATCGCACAGCTCGTCGAACAGGGGGAGTTCGCCGACCGCAACGAGGCCGTCGAAGAGCTGCTCTCGACCGGCCTGAAAGCGTTCAAGACGAGCGGCCCGATGGACGACGAGGAGCCCGAGTACGAAGAAGAGGGCATGATGGGTCACGAAGACGAGTACGTCTTCTGA
- a CDS encoding Amidase (PFAM: Amidase~KEGG: hje:HacjB3_06995 amidase), with product MTTHENPLGEAVDGLRGGERTPIAYAKTCLERVDAVESDVHALLDEEHRAERVADDASAIEAAHEKSERKPPLYGVPVGVKDIFHVDGLPTRAGSELPLEALAGPQADAVSALLDAGAVLLGKTVTTEFAYFAPGPTRNPHNLSHTPGGSSSGSAAAVATGELPLALGSQTVGSVIRPASFCGVVGVKPSYDRVPSSGVVPLSPSADHVGYFTQDAAGARLAAEVLCTEWEPPEDEPDKPVVGVPSDVYLDQADDAMLTAFENSLDDLRTAGYEIKRTDALDTIDSVNARHNDMVAAEAALEHGPLYAAYGDRYAQGTVDLLEDGRDVPVGDLVDARNGRLDLRVALTDAMDSLGVDVWAAPAAPGPAPEGIDDTGDPVMNLPWTHAGVPTVGLPAGAVSGLPVGVQFAARFGDDERLLAWAEELEAVL from the coding sequence ATGACGACACACGAGAACCCACTGGGGGAGGCCGTTGACGGGCTCCGGGGCGGTGAACGGACCCCGATTGCGTACGCGAAGACGTGTCTGGAGCGCGTGGATGCGGTCGAGAGCGATGTGCACGCGCTTCTCGATGAGGAGCACCGCGCTGAGCGAGTCGCTGACGATGCCTCTGCCATCGAAGCCGCTCACGAAAAATCGGAGCGAAAGCCGCCGCTCTACGGCGTCCCAGTCGGAGTAAAGGACATCTTCCACGTCGACGGGCTGCCCACTCGAGCCGGCTCGGAACTCCCGCTGGAGGCGCTTGCGGGGCCGCAGGCCGACGCCGTTAGCGCGCTCTTGGATGCGGGGGCTGTTCTGCTCGGTAAGACCGTGACCACGGAGTTTGCGTACTTCGCGCCCGGGCCAACACGGAACCCACACAATCTCAGTCACACGCCAGGTGGGTCATCGTCCGGCAGCGCGGCGGCCGTCGCCACGGGCGAACTGCCGCTCGCGCTCGGCAGCCAAACCGTCGGCTCGGTTATCCGTCCGGCCTCGTTCTGTGGGGTCGTCGGCGTGAAGCCAAGCTACGACCGAGTCCCGAGTAGCGGGGTGGTTCCGCTCTCGCCGTCAGCCGACCACGTCGGGTACTTCACACAGGACGCCGCAGGCGCTCGGCTCGCCGCCGAAGTGCTCTGTACGGAGTGGGAGCCTCCCGAGGACGAACCCGACAAACCCGTCGTCGGCGTTCCCTCCGACGTCTATCTGGACCAAGCCGACGATGCGATGCTGACAGCGTTCGAGAACTCCCTCGACGATCTCCGTACTGCGGGTTACGAGATCAAACGAACCGACGCCCTGGACACGATTGATTCGGTGAACGCCCGACACAACGACATGGTCGCTGCGGAGGCGGCACTCGAACACGGCCCGCTCTATGCAGCATACGGCGATCGCTACGCGCAGGGAACGGTCGATCTGCTCGAAGACGGCCGTGACGTTCCGGTCGGAGATCTCGTCGACGCCCGTAACGGTCGGCTGGACCTCCGTGTCGCACTCACTGACGCGATGGACAGCCTCGGTGTCGACGTGTGGGCCGCCCCTGCAGCGCCAGGGCCTGCACCGGAGGGTATCGACGACACCGGCGACCCCGTCATGAATCTCCCGTGGACCCACGCGGGGGTGCCAACGGTCGGCCTCCCCGCAGGGGCAGTTTCAGGCCTTCCGGTGGGTGTGCAGTTCGCCGCGCGCTTCGGCGACGACGAGCGCCTGCTTGCGTGGGCCGAGGAACTCGAGGCTGTGCTGTAA
- a CDS encoding oxidoreductase molybdopterin binding protein (PFAM: Oxidoreductase, molybdopterin binding~KEGG: hvo:HVO_1471 sulfite oxidase-like protein), translating to MRTDTTSLYREFGDERLPPGQRKTDRFPVLSKGDTPSVDEDWSLTVTGAVETEREFSREAFQDLGAETQLQDFHCVTGWSKFDCAFTGVSFPTLMEAVGVDDDAEHVMFAAHDGYTTDLSLAACDREEVMFVWAYDGEPLPPEHGGPLRVVTPHKYAYKGAKWVSGVEFLTGKELGYWEKRGYSDSANPWNEERYS from the coding sequence ATGCGTACGGACACCACCTCGCTCTACCGGGAGTTTGGCGATGAGCGACTCCCACCAGGGCAGCGAAAGACCGACCGCTTCCCCGTCCTCTCGAAGGGGGACACGCCCAGCGTGGACGAGGACTGGTCGCTCACCGTCACCGGTGCCGTCGAGACGGAGCGGGAGTTCTCCCGTGAGGCGTTTCAAGACCTCGGCGCCGAGACCCAACTCCAGGATTTCCACTGTGTCACCGGCTGGTCGAAGTTCGACTGTGCGTTCACGGGAGTCAGCTTCCCCACGCTGATGGAAGCGGTGGGTGTCGACGACGACGCAGAACACGTCATGTTCGCGGCCCACGACGGCTACACGACGGACCTCTCGCTCGCTGCGTGCGACCGCGAGGAGGTCATGTTCGTCTGGGCCTACGATGGCGAGCCCCTGCCGCCAGAGCACGGCGGCCCCCTCCGGGTGGTCACCCCCCACAAGTACGCCTACAAGGGCGCAAAATGGGTCAGCGGCGTGGAGTTCCTCACCGGGAAGGAACTGGGCTACTGGGAGAAGCGTGGCTACTCCGACAGCGCGAACCCGTGGAACGAGGAACGGTACAGTTAG